A genome region from Microbacterium sp. CGR2 includes the following:
- a CDS encoding Cmx/CmrA family chloramphenicol efflux MFS transporter, giving the protein MPFSLYLLALAVFVMGTSEFMLAGLLPAIASDLEVTLATAGLLTSAFAVGMVVGAPLMAAFARRWPPRLTLVACLVVFAGCHVVGALTSEFSVLLITRVLSAFANAGFLAVALSTATTLVAADRKGRALAVLLSGTTIATVAGVPAGALLGTALGWRSTFWAIALLCLPAIVGVVRGVTKTDGQSMTGPATTTLRSELRQLASPRLILALTLGALINGGTFAAFTFLAPVVTETAGLDEVWVPVALVLFGIGSFAGVTVAGRLSDRYPGLVLAVGGPLLLGGWITMTLTASHPAVILVLVLAQGVLSFGVGSTLIARVLYAASGAPTMGGSYATAALNIGAAIGPVLGGWAIAVGAGLSAPMLVAAGLTAVALIMAGAARGLLAEAPSAVAR; this is encoded by the coding sequence ATGCCCTTCTCTCTCTATTTGCTTGCCCTGGCGGTCTTCGTCATGGGCACTTCAGAATTCATGCTTGCGGGACTCCTTCCCGCGATCGCGTCCGACCTAGAAGTCACCCTTGCGACCGCGGGTCTGCTGACGTCGGCGTTCGCGGTCGGGATGGTCGTCGGCGCACCGCTGATGGCGGCGTTTGCCCGCCGCTGGCCACCTCGACTCACCCTTGTCGCCTGTCTTGTCGTGTTCGCCGGATGCCACGTCGTCGGAGCGCTGACGTCTGAGTTCTCTGTCTTGCTGATCACACGCGTGCTCAGCGCCTTCGCGAATGCAGGGTTCCTCGCCGTCGCACTCTCCACGGCCACCACGCTCGTGGCAGCCGACCGGAAAGGACGAGCACTGGCGGTGCTGCTCTCCGGCACGACCATCGCGACCGTCGCCGGCGTCCCCGCCGGAGCGCTGCTCGGCACCGCGCTGGGCTGGCGATCGACCTTCTGGGCGATCGCACTCCTCTGTCTGCCCGCCATCGTCGGCGTTGTTCGGGGCGTTACGAAGACGGACGGCCAGTCAATGACTGGCCCCGCCACCACCACCCTCCGCAGCGAGCTGCGCCAGCTGGCCTCGCCTCGCCTCATCCTCGCCCTGACGCTCGGCGCTCTGATCAACGGCGGCACGTTCGCGGCCTTCACGTTCCTGGCTCCGGTCGTCACCGAGACCGCGGGCCTGGATGAGGTGTGGGTGCCTGTCGCGCTCGTGCTCTTCGGGATCGGATCGTTCGCTGGAGTCACGGTCGCGGGGCGGCTGTCCGACCGTTACCCCGGACTCGTCCTCGCCGTCGGCGGACCGCTGCTGCTCGGAGGCTGGATCACGATGACTCTGACGGCATCCCACCCGGCGGTGATCCTTGTGCTCGTTCTCGCGCAGGGCGTGCTCTCGTTCGGAGTCGGGAGCACCCTGATCGCGCGAGTTCTGTACGCGGCATCCGGTGCACCGACCATGGGCGGATCGTACGCAACCGCCGCGTTGAACATCGGAGCGGCTATCGGGCCGGTTCTCGGTGGATGGGCGATCGCGGTGGGTGCGGGTCTGAGCGCCCCGATGTTGGTGGCGGCCGGGCTGACGGCGGTTGCGCTCATCATGGCCGGGGCGGCACGGGGTTTGCTCGCGGAGGCTCCTTCGGCAGTGGCGCGGTGA